tgaataatttctttatttatatttttgtacacATATGAAGTAACATTTCGAAGATTGTCAGATATATTccctttttaaaataattgtttttcttaaaaatatttacatctTTACGACATCAtcatgttatatttttgtataattttcatttaaatatttcttttattattattaatttatcattattaaCACATTTATGGACAGTCAGATTATAGAAGAATACATCTTTTACACttagttctttttttattattattctttacaCTTATCgactaataaataattaaaaataatttagttattttaatatatatagaTAGGTTAAAAATTGCAGAAGCACGTCCAGCATGCAACaatctttataaaaatcttcattattttcccatttatttattttttttttttttattttttggttttttcttttttgaagtCTTTGGTCCTTTTACATAAAAGACATTCAcacacatttaaaaatatttcatataaCAATTCTCATTATTTACGGATTAACCATAGTTTTTTACCGCTATATCCACAATAAGCGTTTTTTCTGTtgattttcgataattttttaaatcgctCACGTCCACACTGTGacctaaatataaaataattattttaactttggttgaaaccaatttttttttaatcttacgtGATCTTTTACATCATTCGTTTAACGTATGAGTTCCTGTTTTAGTCCCGATTAAAGCTAATTGcaacttttttatatcatttaacGTCGAAAAACCTTGCTCGTCAaattctttccattttatataattttgacgCATATATGTTACTAATTCGGGATAATCAATGTAAGCTggaattaatagaaaaaaaaatgatttaatataattaacttaatattatattaccaTTCCAAGCTTCCATCATATCGTTAATGATATAATCAACAAATCCAATTTGCGCTTTTGGTATAGAGCAAGTGTATCGATCGAACATTGGCATTAAAATTGGAAGTCCTTTAGATTTTTCTTCGTCCGTTTGCTGAAAATATTCCTCCGTTATTCTTCTCGCCCACTCTACACATAAACTAAATGGCCTCGTTGGATTTGAAACGTCTGCGCATTTAATCATCATTCTCCGTATTAGAACCATGTGCGTTTCAGGATCTTGAGTAATATCATCTTTTGGCtcctataaaaaaattaatttaatcaagtttctagcttttcataaattattacttCTTCGTCCGGACCCCCACCAGATTTAGTGGAAAATCCACTAACAAATTTCgttaaatgttcaaaatgctTCGTCATTTCAGTCGCTAGAATCATATCAATTATATTTTGCCTCGCTGTTTTATAAGTCTCCTTAtccaaatttttgaaaatattcacTCTATCATCagctaaacattttttttaaattaaaattatttcttttttaccaAAACACCTCATTACTCACAAAAAGCTAATTGGAATGTAATAGCAGCATGATGATTCTCCAAAACAGTAACATCGTTATATAAAATAGCCCAAGGATGATGActattacaaagaaaattgcTCGAACGTCCCGGATGATCAACATCGTGACAAGCTGCAGCTATTAAAGCGGTAGCTTCATCAATTGGGtccataatttgttttaaacgatCTCTTTCCATATACGCAGCAACGGCCTAAAAAGGGtgtcaaaaaatctttttaaactcttttttaataataaacatttatttgttattaccTGCATTACATCGGCAGCATGAGTTGAATTATGATAACTATTTTCACTGCGATATTTCGATtcgattaaaatcaaaaaattgtgcAAGATTTTTTCGTCCACATTTAAAGTTGCGGCGACATCGAAATGATTAAAAAGCGTTATTCCTAAATTAGCCAAAGGatgtttatttgttaattcTTCTAAACGCATGATATCGAAATCCCAAGCTAATGCAAAATCCAATAATTCTCTTATTTGTGCCGGCACTTTAATTTTACTCAATGTTTTCGCAGATGACCTGTATATCGATGAATCATTACTACTTCTTCTTGAAGCGTAAGATAAAGGATTAGGattcttaaaacaaaagatttgtattaatttgtttaaaaaaatattttttaatgaaacttacAGATAATAAAGCGCCTATTAAATCCGCAGTAACTGGTTCATCTGCTGATTTAACATATTGATCGACTTTCATTTGCGGCGAATATAACTCGGTACATCTTAATAAATCCACAACTTTATCTAAAGCTGTGgttaattgattattttgacCTGCCATGTCTTGTGCTTGagttattaatgttattatctACAAGAAGTAAAgtgattaaaagttttaattaaattataagcAAAAATACATTGCATACatgaaataataatcattataatttaaaactaaaattttaaaaattttcaatagaaGGTTAAAAAACAGAAGAGCAAAAAGTAGAGACAGAACTCCACTGGAATCCTAATAATAGATAGAATAAGTTCTGGGAAgcgaaaacaaaaacaattaagacTGGCCAAAACCTAAGAAAGACGAAATGTTGCAATGGAATGGCAAAGGATaaaatgaaacagaaaaaCAGCTTGGAATAGATTTAGGAAAACAAGAACAGTCGCAGATCAGGAACTATATCGATGAAGGAGGCTGAAAGCAAGGGAAGCCGTGAAAGGAGCAAAACTGGACACTTAGGAAGAGTAGGTTTTCAGGTTTTCACGGCCAATGTTATTAGAaatgaaactaaaactagaaacttatGCCGAGCGtctattaaaatattgttcGACGTTTCGGATGTTGTGTTGCAATCTTCGTCAGAAACAAGTCTAAAAGTAACAAAATCTAtggattattaattattaactaattaatgAACTAATGATAATGGCAAAATACATCAAGAGATATGCAAAAGGATAGCAAAAGCAAGTGGAGTTTATTGCCACATAAATAATAGTTCAATATGAAACCAAAAGGAAGAAGACGACGAAGTAGACAAAGAATTCAAAAGACTCCAGTGGGAAGAAGTAATACAGAAAGTGACGTGGAAAATGAGGAAAAGTGTCGCTGAAGTACAAAGAATGACTGACACTTTTGTAGCTCAATCTGCATAAAACAGATTCTTGGAGCAAAGGGACTACTTATAGCAGAGATCGAAGATGATTTCCAAAATGCAGATTTCcacagaaaaagaaaaacattagTGACGTTCATTGAGCCTAGAAATTCAATGTTAAGCAATAGCAACCTATTCAAGAAGGTGTAAAACCAGGTGACAAATGCATTAAAGATCGCAAGATGCCTAGGCAAACATTTTGGACAAACAAGTACATGCAAGCAGAGAGTAAAGTTAATATATACAATGTAATAGTTCGTCCAGTGCTAACTTAAGGCACAGAGACCAGAACAGAAACGTAGAGAATAAAGCAGAAAGTAAGAAGGGTAGAGATAAAGGACAAATTAATCCTAGGAATTCTTTACAAGACTGACAAACAAACACGGCCGGCATTAAGAGAAAGATACAGCATAAAGGATATTTTCGGATATGATAGAATAGCAGAAGACCGAATAGCTAATACATGCAAACGCAATCGACCCGCGAGGAAAAGGATATCAAGGCCACAAGGATATCATCATCCGTTGTACAACAGCAGAAATCGTAAACTAAGAAAATGAAGGAgaacatacagtgtgttaagtaagtatcgtacccgacgtcatcattgcaagtatgcaaccaatatcacagaaTTGGCATTGCAATATGCAATGCAAGTATGCAATCTATATCGCAGTATTGGCATTGCAATATGCGATTTGCTCATTTGgatgcatacttgcaatgatgacgtctggtacgataattaattaacacagtgtataaGTTTGTATGAGGAAACTTAGATAGTTGagtgaaaatgttttgttcCACAGATTTCGAGATTCAGTCGGTTGGTTTTGAAAACTTGTGCTAAATACAAAAATCCCACAAAGTCCTGTATTGCATAAGATCTGGAATGCAATAATGCTTCATGGAAgccaaaaaaatgaaatagatGAGTTGAGTCGTAttagattctttttaattaatttaaggaAAATTGTAAGCAGTTTCGAATAAGTTATAGTTGATGAAAAACTTGATACAGTAGAACGTCAAAAATCTAAACTAATTAGGAATAGATAGcttgatttataaaattattagaattttcgaatgtattaaaaatacaaaaatgtttgcctctaatttcaaaagtaaaattattgcttttaaAACCATCATTGTTGcaagtttataaatgttttccACTCAAAGAGTAtgattttctgttttatcCAAAATGAtatagtcaaaaaaaaattgcaatttcTACTAAATTTTGATCCTTATCGAACGGTACTCTATCGAACTACTCGTATATAATTGTTGTGAAGGATAAATTATACCTATATCTAATTCCCCTGTAATTTATCACTATCAATCTATCTAACTAATAGCTCTATCAGAAGTGAATTTATGGGCGCCGGTAACCTAAGAAGCAGAGGGGGGCAATAATGAAATatagaaatagaaaattaataattaaatgtttaaaacatttttattagtaTCACTTATAAGAAAAAGCAAAAACTAATTTCCTTGTATTCTATGCGAAAATATCTAATTACTAAATTGATCATTGTAACATCTGTTCTCTCTCCCCAATGtgctgaaatttttttaaacgcaACAGGTCGTTGGcggaaaattaatgattatcTTAGCTACTGCTGGAAATAATTTAGATTCACCACAAAGATAAAATTGTTCGGTGCATTCTAGTTAAGTCATCAAATATGCTGGATTCGGAGATCTTAAAAATTTCGGATGCAGCAAACTCAAAGTATAGAATCTAAATATGGTAcgaaaataatcttaataaagTATTCTTCTGGAAAGTTGGTGTCTGTATTTGGATTTTTTGACTTGTGGCATTTGGAATCGCATATTTATGGAAAGCTacgcaattttcaaaaatatatatgtatatatttgcTCAACATGTCGCAGTTAATCAAACAACATAATCGGTGTGCTTAATGAAGCAATATTTTATATTCTCTTACATTGCTGTATTAATGGCGGGACTACGGCTGGTAGTTTTCCAGAATAATCAGCAcagaagtaaaaaaaaaacgatttggATAATAACTGTTGTAATGAACTAAGATACTCTGCCAGAGATTGTGAACCTACATCATTTAATGagagaattttacaaatttagcACTTTAAGATCACGGCTTCTACAAAcgttattgaaataaaaggaAAGAGTTACTTTCTATTCCCCTCCATCTGTCTCGCAGTAAAAAAGTCGatcttgattttatttttagagcgATTTAAGCGaatcataaattaataaaaaacagaaataagccatGCAAGGAGGGTTTCCTCCACTCGGAAAAGATGGTGCTGATGTGTATTCCAgactggacgtcgcgcctttatttctttacgtaggtaaaataaaggcgcgacgttcTGCTTGGAACACACACCAGCCAGATTGGGCAAAACCCTCCTCTCCCCGCAAGGCTTATTtcgctttctttttaatttataattggctaattacaacaaactttaccaCAATTTTGTTCATCAAGcggatatcgatctctaaagtgaggggccttgattTTAGGCACGGATAGTACATGAGAAAAAAAGCTTTTCTATAACACTGATGGTTTCTTTAAGAGAAGAATCGAAAATATAGATTATACGTCTCTTAAAGAAATTTCATATATCCATTGCATTAATAACACTAAAACATTGTTTTAACCATAGGAAACAATACggtcaaataattttttttatctgcCCTAATTTTGTTGtcagatttattaatttatggtAAACAATACGTCGTCGTTAAGGAATTGTGGGTTGGCGAGATCTAGTTTGATTCCACAGTAAGTATACGGACATACTCTAGAGAGTTGCAATAGGTCGAAGTGTTTCGAGAGAATTCAAATTGTGTTGTTTTTCAGATTCAAATCATCTCGTAAATTCAGTATTATTCAGTATTGGCCCGCAAGcaataacatttcttttcataaTTTGTTGCttcacaaaaatatatataaaaaaaatgtattctgTAAAATACTTTCTTTAACAAgatatataaattttcttagATATTGCATAAACCATTTGATTTAGTACAATATCGGTAATAAATATACTAACTACAGATACTCTTAcagataaaaataacttataaaataatgattCAAGTGATTGATGCGTGGTATTTTTAGCGACAAATATGCATCTAATTGATGTTATATCATAGCAGGAAATatggttttgtttaaatattgaataaagataCGAAATCGATCTATTACCTTTGTTATCGGTGCTTCTAAAGGTAACGCACTAAGTTTAGCCATAGAAACCCTCCGATTTTGGTAATCGCTATTTAAACTTCGAACATCCAAAGAAGCTTTTCTTAAACTATGTATGCTGCCACGACTCTGTCTTTGTTCTAAATGATGACCACTATGATCGAAAACCAAAACAAAATGCGTTGGAAgtctaaagaaaaaattaaaaataatgtattaaattaaaattacttttggaTTGTATTAATTACCTTCCAGCACAAACAATTGGTGTAGCCTGacaataaaaagttaatacaCTTTCTGTCGCTTTTCTTTTCAACATTAACTGCCCGGTCCATGCTcgcatttttaataatttattcgtCATCGACACTATTTGCGAGGGATCGGCTGATAAATATTCTTGTAACGTTTTACCTAAAATCTCTTCATATCTGTATCCTAAATTGTATTCACCAGACGAATTTATATACTAAAAAGAAATTCATTGATAGGTTTAATTCCATTTTGAATAGAAATGGGATATCACTAACTTGCATTCGACAGGATTCATCGGTGACCAGCACCAAATCTTTGCATTTATCTAAAGCGACGTAAAGAGCTTTCGTGGTGGCTTGTAACGCTAAATTTCTCACATCCGATTGCGTTATTTGTAGAAGTTCATTATACCAAACAGTAGAGTTCGTGTTTTCTGTAATACACTAACAAAATCATATTAGAAAAAACATACAAACaatgtttttgaattaattaaaagtatttggattgatcaaattaaaaacttaccCTATTAAATCCTGATTCTAAAAGTGAAGAAACCGtaatttcatctttttcaAACACCCtgtggaaaaaaaaatacttaatattaaaaagatacaacaatttaatttaatattttcaactcACCCTTTTTTAACAACAGCTATTAACGCCACATTTGGACTATTCCGACTGTTTCTTATTGACctgcaaaaaaagaaaacaaatttaaaaaattctaatcAAAAACATTAGTAGGAgtaaaactaatttatttataataatttttatgattaccAAACACGCAGAGTTAATTtggaaaattaaaactagattaaatttgttttaaagtattatttaCTTCATCATCATgtctcaattaatttttgagatacatttttttaaaattcgttcTTGTTATGGAAATATCAAACATACAGAGatggattcaaaaaatcataatgacCAGATTAAGGAAAATAAAGAACTTATATTTGGGAGATCAgtactagattaaatttgctttaaaatgctgtTTATTACATCATGATATGtcgattagttcttgagatatgattttctcAAATTTGTATTCAGGAAACCTAATCTTTATGATTATCCAAGAGTTGAATACAAAAAATCATCGTGGTCAGATTAAGAGaagtgaaaaaaatatatttagaataTCAAATCCAGATTAAATTTGCTCTAAAGTACTCTTTATTTCattacgatatctcaattaagatttgagatacgattttttaaatatccgTTTATGTCATGTAACTATCAAATTTGCAGAGAcgcattcaaaaaatcataagcACCAGATTAAGGTAAATTTTGAACTTATATTTGGCACATCAatactagattaaatttgctttaaaatgctgtTTATTACATCACGATATGTTGATTAGTTCTCGAGAtacgattttcttaaattagTCCTCAGTTAAACagaattattataattataacatGTGCAGATATGGATTCAAAATATCATCAAGGCTAGATCAAGAGGTGTTAAGGAAATTAAGTGACCTTTAACGtcacttatttaaaaaaatgtcacAATGACTATAAATATACAGTGCGCTGTAAATTTATGGAACTTATTCGATAAAACGAcaacaaaagttattttgcTGCAAGAGCGAAAcacatcaattttctttatttatgcaTGAGTTATGACGACATTTTtgcaaaacaacaaaataaaccgtTATTCATTGATAAccatgaaaacgtcaaaatcatcaaaattagtgttgaaagaatttattataaccactattttctgtttttttaattatttttttttgttttgcctTGTTTAATTTTGCGTTAGTTCGgtatttatttgttgtttagTTTTCTGATTGACTGTTATTGTTATTGAttgtttgttgttatttttccGTATTCTGGCTTGTTTAGCTTAGGTCagtatttatttcttttttgcgGATTTAAGTTGTACAAttgtaatacaaaatttaatttttattgaatgtgAGCATAAAACTTGAACACAACAAAAGGtacttaatttgtttaaactaGGTACCAAACAAAGGTATCAGCAACCATGAAATCAAATCTGCGAAATTATGcaaatgattttaatgagAAACATAAACTCATATTAGATCCAGGTTAGAATACTGAATCTAACCAGTAGATCCAGTATTCTAACTGATCTATTTTCAGTAATATCCGGTCATAAACTTTGTTTCGTTACCTGTCCTCCTACATACCTTCGTAAATACAccttctttttattatttatggaaaaagtACCTGAAAATCCAGAAAATGGATTTTGAACGGTTTTACGGAGGCGAAATGAGATAAGTGGTAGTAACGAAGACATAATGAAAAGTGACCATGCTTCAAATATTTCAATGTCTGAAGACGAACTCGAGGACCATGAGGAATCGGTGGAATCCTTTTATGGCTGAAATGGATTTCATGGAAAATGGAACCTCTGTTACCCAAAAACACCAGGATCCCCATATACAACATAGTTATGAATCTTCCCGGTCTTCGAGGTAAag
This genomic stretch from Onthophagus taurus isolate NC chromosome 7, IU_Otau_3.0, whole genome shotgun sequence harbors:
- the LOC111419646 gene encoding high affinity cAMP-specific and IBMX-insensitive 3',5'-cyclic phosphodiesterase 8 isoform X4, whose product is MTVISDSEDHFDEFASTNNIMDEVKDSCRTVVTRKSSLPLTPEDETLETIKSHYDIRQHHLIPPNRSPLLILIVSSQYDNSMEALSRATEKLGHEITFCDCYDTALEEFQSKSHDLIFVDTRNPKLEYDTLCRSIRNSRNSPNVALIAVVKKGVFEKDEITVSSLLESGFNRCITENTNSTVWYNELLQITQSDVRNLALQATTKALYVALDKCKDLVLVTDESCRMQYINSSGEYNLGYRYEEILGKTLQEYLSADPSQIVSMTNKLLKMRAWTGQLMLKRKATESVLTFYCQATPIVCAGRLPTHFVLVFDHSGHHLEQRQSRGSIHSLRKASLDVRSLNSDYQNRRVSMAKLSALPLEAPITKIITLITQAQDMAGQNNQLTTALDKVVDLLRCTELYSPQMKVDQYVKSADEPVTADLIGALLSNPNPLSYASRRSSNDSSIYRSSAKTLSKIKVPAQIRELLDFALAWDFDIMRLEELTNKHPLANLGITLFNHFDVAATLNVDEKILHNFLILIESKYRSENSYHNSTHAADVMQAVAAYMERDRLKQIMDPIDEATALIAAACHDVDHPGRSSNFLCNSHHPWAILYNDVTVLENHHAAITFQLAFSDDRVNIFKNLDKETYKTARQNIIDMILATEMTKHFEHLTKFVSGFSTKSGGGPDEEEPKDDITQDPETHMVLIRRMMIKCADVSNPTRPFSLCVEWARRITEEYFQQTDEEKSKGLPILMPMFDRYTCSIPKAQIGFVDYIINDMMEAWNAYIDYPELVTYMRQNYIKWKEFDEQGFSTLNDIKKLQLALIGTKTGTHTLNE
- the LOC111419646 gene encoding high affinity cAMP-specific and IBMX-insensitive 3',5'-cyclic phosphodiesterase 8 isoform X6, producing MSIRNSRNSPNVALIAVVKKGVFEKDEITVSSLLESGFNRCITENTNSTVWYNELLQITQSDVRNLALQATTKALYVALDKCKDLVLVTDESCRMQYINSSGEYNLGYRYEEILGKTLQEYLSADPSQIVSMTNKLLKMRAWTGQLMLKRKATESVLTFYCQATPIVCAGRLPTHFVLVFDHSGHHLEQRQSRGSIHSLRKASLDVRSLNSDYQNRRVSMAKLSALPLEAPITKIITLITQAQDMAGQNNQLTTALDKVVDLLRCTELYSPQMKVDQYVKSADEPVTADLIGALLSNPNPLSYASRRSSNDSSIYRSSAKTLSKIKVPAQIRELLDFALAWDFDIMRLEELTNKHPLANLGITLFNHFDVAATLNVDEKILHNFLILIESKYRSENSYHNSTHAADVMQAVAAYMERDRLKQIMDPIDEATALIAAACHDVDHPGRSSNFLCNSHHPWAILYNDVTVLENHHAAITFQLAFSDDRVNIFKNLDKETYKTARQNIIDMILATEMTKHFEHLTKFVSGFSTKSGGGPDEEEPKDDITQDPETHMVLIRRMMIKCADVSNPTRPFSLCVEWARRITEEYFQQTDEEKSKGLPILMPMFDRYTCSIPKAQIGFVDYIINDMMEAWNAYIDYPELVTYMRQNYIKWKEFDEQGFSTLNDIKKLQLALIGTKTGTHTLNE
- the LOC111419646 gene encoding high affinity cAMP-specific and IBMX-insensitive 3',5'-cyclic phosphodiesterase 8 isoform X3 is translated as MGCSPSVLLDHIHRDSSTNHQQDKRIVKKNTLQCVNNGKKDSCRTVVTRKSSLPLTPEDETLETIKSHYDIRQHHLIPPNRSPLLILIVSSQYDNSMEALSRATEKLGHEITFCDCYDTALEEFQSKSHDLIFVDTRNPKLEYDTLCRSIRNSRNSPNVALIAVVKKGVFEKDEITVSSLLESGFNRCITENTNSTVWYNELLQITQSDVRNLALQATTKALYVALDKCKDLVLVTDESCRMQYINSSGEYNLGYRYEEILGKTLQEYLSADPSQIVSMTNKLLKMRAWTGQLMLKRKATESVLTFYCQATPIVCAGRLPTHFVLVFDHSGHHLEQRQSRGSIHSLRKASLDVRSLNSDYQNRRVSMAKLSALPLEAPITKIITLITQAQDMAGQNNQLTTALDKVVDLLRCTELYSPQMKVDQYVKSADEPVTADLIGALLSNPNPLSYASRRSSNDSSIYRSSAKTLSKIKVPAQIRELLDFALAWDFDIMRLEELTNKHPLANLGITLFNHFDVAATLNVDEKILHNFLILIESKYRSENSYHNSTHAADVMQAVAAYMERDRLKQIMDPIDEATALIAAACHDVDHPGRSSNFLCNSHHPWAILYNDVTVLENHHAAITFQLAFSDDRVNIFKNLDKETYKTARQNIIDMILATEMTKHFEHLTKFVSGFSTKSGGGPDEEEPKDDITQDPETHMVLIRRMMIKCADVSNPTRPFSLCVEWARRITEEYFQQTDEEKSKGLPILMPMFDRYTCSIPKAQIGFVDYIINDMMEAWNAYIDYPELVTYMRQNYIKWKEFDEQGFSTLNDIKKLQLALIGTKTGTHTLNE
- the LOC111419646 gene encoding high affinity cAMP-specific and IBMX-insensitive 3',5'-cyclic phosphodiesterase 8 isoform X1, producing MKSSFLDLLCCRSIRDPGVFTTGPGYYRRKTMKMDDLSVKQLTANEINGENSMGVEKNFEKKLKTITKESGGHQSILKSYEKSHYDIRQHHLIPPNRSPLLILIVSSQYDNSMEALSRATEKLGHEITFCDCYDTALEEFQSKSHDLIFVDTRNPKLEYDTLCRSIRNSRNSPNVALIAVVKKGVFEKDEITVSSLLESGFNRCITENTNSTVWYNELLQITQSDVRNLALQATTKALYVALDKCKDLVLVTDESCRMQYINSSGEYNLGYRYEEILGKTLQEYLSADPSQIVSMTNKLLKMRAWTGQLMLKRKATESVLTFYCQATPIVCAGRLPTHFVLVFDHSGHHLEQRQSRGSIHSLRKASLDVRSLNSDYQNRRVSMAKLSALPLEAPITKIITLITQAQDMAGQNNQLTTALDKVVDLLRCTELYSPQMKVDQYVKSADEPVTADLIGALLSNPNPLSYASRRSSNDSSIYRSSAKTLSKIKVPAQIRELLDFALAWDFDIMRLEELTNKHPLANLGITLFNHFDVAATLNVDEKILHNFLILIESKYRSENSYHNSTHAADVMQAVAAYMERDRLKQIMDPIDEATALIAAACHDVDHPGRSSNFLCNSHHPWAILYNDVTVLENHHAAITFQLAFSDDRVNIFKNLDKETYKTARQNIIDMILATEMTKHFEHLTKFVSGFSTKSGGGPDEEEPKDDITQDPETHMVLIRRMMIKCADVSNPTRPFSLCVEWARRITEEYFQQTDEEKSKGLPILMPMFDRYTCSIPKAQIGFVDYIINDMMEAWNAYIDYPELVTYMRQNYIKWKEFDEQGFSTLNDIKKLQLALIGTKTGTHTLNE
- the LOC111419646 gene encoding high affinity cAMP-specific and IBMX-insensitive 3',5'-cyclic phosphodiesterase 8 isoform X2 produces the protein MGSSSQTNDDVSNKTKSINRSCSKKLITCSVRSFTRIRKLRKIRMKLKKSHYDIRQHHLIPPNRSPLLILIVSSQYDNSMEALSRATEKLGHEITFCDCYDTALEEFQSKSHDLIFVDTRNPKLEYDTLCRSIRNSRNSPNVALIAVVKKGVFEKDEITVSSLLESGFNRCITENTNSTVWYNELLQITQSDVRNLALQATTKALYVALDKCKDLVLVTDESCRMQYINSSGEYNLGYRYEEILGKTLQEYLSADPSQIVSMTNKLLKMRAWTGQLMLKRKATESVLTFYCQATPIVCAGRLPTHFVLVFDHSGHHLEQRQSRGSIHSLRKASLDVRSLNSDYQNRRVSMAKLSALPLEAPITKIITLITQAQDMAGQNNQLTTALDKVVDLLRCTELYSPQMKVDQYVKSADEPVTADLIGALLSNPNPLSYASRRSSNDSSIYRSSAKTLSKIKVPAQIRELLDFALAWDFDIMRLEELTNKHPLANLGITLFNHFDVAATLNVDEKILHNFLILIESKYRSENSYHNSTHAADVMQAVAAYMERDRLKQIMDPIDEATALIAAACHDVDHPGRSSNFLCNSHHPWAILYNDVTVLENHHAAITFQLAFSDDRVNIFKNLDKETYKTARQNIIDMILATEMTKHFEHLTKFVSGFSTKSGGGPDEEEPKDDITQDPETHMVLIRRMMIKCADVSNPTRPFSLCVEWARRITEEYFQQTDEEKSKGLPILMPMFDRYTCSIPKAQIGFVDYIINDMMEAWNAYIDYPELVTYMRQNYIKWKEFDEQGFSTLNDIKKLQLALIGTKTGTHTLNE
- the LOC111419646 gene encoding high affinity cAMP-specific and IBMX-insensitive 3',5'-cyclic phosphodiesterase 8 isoform X5 gives rise to the protein MIEIRIIPPDSSDESDNEQDKSHYDIRQHHLIPPNRSPLLILIVSSQYDNSMEALSRATEKLGHEITFCDCYDTALEEFQSKSHDLIFVDTRNPKLEYDTLCRSIRNSRNSPNVALIAVVKKGVFEKDEITVSSLLESGFNRCITENTNSTVWYNELLQITQSDVRNLALQATTKALYVALDKCKDLVLVTDESCRMQYINSSGEYNLGYRYEEILGKTLQEYLSADPSQIVSMTNKLLKMRAWTGQLMLKRKATESVLTFYCQATPIVCAGRLPTHFVLVFDHSGHHLEQRQSRGSIHSLRKASLDVRSLNSDYQNRRVSMAKLSALPLEAPITKIITLITQAQDMAGQNNQLTTALDKVVDLLRCTELYSPQMKVDQYVKSADEPVTADLIGALLSNPNPLSYASRRSSNDSSIYRSSAKTLSKIKVPAQIRELLDFALAWDFDIMRLEELTNKHPLANLGITLFNHFDVAATLNVDEKILHNFLILIESKYRSENSYHNSTHAADVMQAVAAYMERDRLKQIMDPIDEATALIAAACHDVDHPGRSSNFLCNSHHPWAILYNDVTVLENHHAAITFQLAFSDDRVNIFKNLDKETYKTARQNIIDMILATEMTKHFEHLTKFVSGFSTKSGGGPDEEEPKDDITQDPETHMVLIRRMMIKCADVSNPTRPFSLCVEWARRITEEYFQQTDEEKSKGLPILMPMFDRYTCSIPKAQIGFVDYIINDMMEAWNAYIDYPELVTYMRQNYIKWKEFDEQGFSTLNDIKKLQLALIGTKTGTHTLNE